One Papaver somniferum cultivar HN1 chromosome 10, ASM357369v1, whole genome shotgun sequence genomic window carries:
- the LOC113319281 gene encoding uncharacterized protein LOC113319281, which translates to MASSTNRFGLVLLILVASTTFFPGKAQADYWSCMYNCHAGYLLCCQYCFSESIGMKGHPKSDEMKFSCRWSKQRGTFETLRTTTIGARWGEASVTFTSETLQKLEASNRNTSNMLTIKSTETMVSLISGVLSLFYLVSPLFTQSKYPIGYGCNVRALKYRGQS; encoded by the exons ATGGCATCGAGCACGAACAGATTCGGCCTCGTACTGTTGATCTTGGTTGCATCGACGACCTTCTTTCCGGGCAAAGCTCAGGCAGATTATTGGAGTTGCATGTATAACTGTCATGCAGGTTATTTACTTTGCTGCCAGTATTGTTTCTCGGAGTCCATTGGCATGAAGGGCCATCCCAAGTCAGATGAAATGA AATTTTCTTGTAGGTGGAGTAAACAGCGTGGCACCTTCGAAACACTACGCACCACCACCATTGGTGCCAGGTGGGGAGAAGCATCCGTAACATTCACATCCGAAACATTACAAAAGCTGGAAGCATCGAATCGAAACACTTCAAACATGCTCACCATTAAAAGCACAGAAACGATGGTCTCTCTTATATCTGGTGTTCTCTCTCTCTTCTATCTTGTGTCTCCATTATTCACGCAATCTAAATACCCAATTGGTTATGGTTGTAACGTACGTGCACTGAAATATCGAGGTCAATCTTAA